One window from the genome of Carnobacteriaceae bacterium zg-84 encodes:
- the gatA gene encoding Asp-tRNA(Asn)/Glu-tRNA(Gln) amidotransferase subunit GatA yields MFETLYEMHTALANKEITSVELTERAFDRIAQVDGKVEAFLALNKEQALEQAKQSDEKGYDKDNFTLQGLPIGIKDNIVTKGLKTTAASRMLEDFVPIYNATVMEKLNHAGAVTIGKLNMDEFAMGGSTETSYFAKTKNPYDLTKIPGGSSGGSAAAVASLEVPASLGSDTGGSIRQPAAFTNLIGMKPTYGRVSRYGLIAFASSLDQIGPMTHTVKDNALVLQTISGVDKHDSTSSALSVPDFSEKLTTSVKGLRIALPTEYLQEGISKEIRESILKAADIYRQLGAIVEEVSLPHSKYGIPAYYIIASSEASSNLQRFDGIRYGYRSENVSNLEDVYVNSRSEGFGTEVKRRIMLGTFSLSSGYYDAYFKKAGQIRTLIKQDFEDVFEKYDVILGPTTTTTAFGIGEHLDDPIAMYMADLLTVPVNLAGVPALSMPAGFDKNGLPIGMQLIGRYYDEVTLYQVAQAFETETQYYKQKPVL; encoded by the coding sequence ATGTTTGAAACATTATATGAGATGCATACAGCTCTAGCCAATAAAGAGATCACATCTGTCGAATTGACAGAACGTGCTTTCGATAGAATTGCACAAGTGGACGGAAAAGTTGAGGCATTTTTAGCGTTAAACAAAGAACAAGCCTTAGAGCAAGCAAAACAAAGTGATGAAAAAGGGTATGATAAAGATAACTTTACCTTGCAAGGCTTACCAATTGGTATTAAAGATAATATCGTTACAAAAGGTTTAAAAACAACGGCAGCAAGTCGTATGCTAGAAGATTTTGTACCAATTTATAATGCGACAGTTATGGAAAAATTAAATCATGCGGGTGCTGTGACAATCGGAAAATTAAATATGGATGAATTTGCCATGGGTGGAAGTACAGAAACATCGTACTTTGCCAAAACAAAAAATCCATATGATTTAACTAAAATTCCTGGTGGTTCTTCTGGTGGTTCTGCAGCGGCGGTTGCCTCTTTAGAAGTACCAGCATCTCTAGGGTCTGATACAGGAGGGAGTATCCGTCAACCAGCAGCATTCACGAACTTGATCGGAATGAAACCAACATATGGACGTGTATCTCGCTATGGTTTAATTGCATTTGCATCAAGTTTAGATCAAATTGGTCCAATGACGCATACGGTTAAAGACAATGCACTTGTTTTACAAACGATTAGTGGAGTAGATAAACATGATTCTACATCGTCTGCTTTATCTGTTCCGGATTTTTCTGAAAAATTAACAACAAGTGTTAAAGGATTACGCATTGCTTTACCAACAGAATATTTACAAGAGGGTATTAGCAAAGAAATTCGTGAAAGTATTTTAAAAGCGGCGGATATATATAGACAATTAGGTGCCATTGTAGAAGAAGTGAGTTTACCGCATTCTAAATATGGTATTCCAGCATATTATATTATTGCTTCATCTGAAGCATCATCTAATTTACAACGTTTTGACGGTATTCGCTATGGGTATCGTTCTGAAAATGTATCTAATTTAGAAGATGTTTATGTCAACAGCCGTTCGGAAGGTTTTGGAACAGAAGTAAAACGTCGTATTATGTTAGGAACATTTTCATTAAGTTCTGGTTATTACGATGCTTACTTTAAAAAAGCAGGTCAGATTAGAACATTGATTAAACAAGACTTTGAAGATGTTTTTGAAAAATACGATGTTATCTTAGGACCAACAACAACGACAACAGCCTTTGGTATTGGAGAGCATTTAGATGATCCTATCGCTATGTACATGGCAGATTTATTAACTGTACCAGTAAACTTAGCGGGTGTTCCAGCTTTATCTATGCCAGCAGGTTTTGATAAAAATGGATTACCAATTGGTATGCAGTTAATTGGTCGTTACTATGATGAAGTAACATTGTATCAAGTGGCACAAGCATTTGAAACAGAAACACAATACTATAAACAAAAACCAGTACTATAA
- the ligA gene encoding NAD-dependent DNA ligase LigA — protein MANQIAKKRIEELRTVIQKHNYQYYVLDNPTISDSDYDALYKELVALEKENPEFITEDSPTQKVGGVILQGFQKIEHDTPMLSLSNAFSKEDLIQFDKRIKDSIHQEVAYTCELKIDGLAISLKYVNGKFVTGATRGDGRIGEDITQNLKTISSIPLKLQENITLEARGECFMPKSAFVSLNEQRELLGEPIFANPRNAAAGSLRQLDSAITAKRQLDVFLYGGDIPSIDTQEQLLQALKQVGLKINPETKIYRSIDDVWSYIETISQERQNLPYDIDGIVIKVNDFQQREEIGYTVKAPKWAIAYKFPAEEVQTKILDIQWTVGRTGVVTPTAIMEPVFVAGSTVQRASLHNVDLLKEKDIRLGDTVILHKAGDIIPEIKTVLLEKRPKQSVVYDIPTHCPECQSQLVHLQDEVALRCINPHCAAQIKEGVSHFVSRQAMAILGMGTKISAKIFDAHLIEDVADLYYLTLEQLLELDKVQEKTATNLLTSIDNSRHHSMEKLLFGLGIRHVGSKQAQQLSSAFGSIQALRQATIEELVAIDGIGMVIAESVVTYFKLPEVHVLLEKLEKAHVNMTYTGIQKSDVAQSVLTDKTVVLTGKLERFTRTQASEYIVKLGGKVTGSVSAKTDIVIAGEDAGSKLEKAKALNILVWSEDDLHRLIEEHIESIGG, from the coding sequence ATGGCTAATCAAATAGCAAAAAAACGTATTGAAGAGCTACGGACGGTGATACAAAAACATAATTATCAATATTATGTTTTAGATAATCCAACAATAAGTGACTCTGATTATGATGCTTTATACAAAGAATTAGTGGCGTTAGAAAAAGAGAATCCAGAATTTATAACAGAAGACTCCCCTACACAAAAAGTAGGAGGTGTGATTTTACAAGGTTTTCAAAAAATAGAGCATGATACACCGATGTTAAGCTTGTCAAATGCTTTTAGTAAAGAAGACTTAATACAATTTGACAAACGTATAAAAGATAGTATTCATCAAGAAGTTGCCTACACTTGTGAGTTGAAAATTGATGGTTTAGCTATCTCGTTAAAATATGTTAATGGAAAATTCGTGACGGGAGCAACAAGAGGAGATGGGCGCATTGGCGAAGACATTACGCAAAATTTAAAAACCATTTCATCTATTCCTTTAAAGTTGCAAGAAAATATCACATTAGAGGCACGTGGAGAATGTTTTATGCCTAAAAGTGCATTTGTTTCTTTAAATGAACAACGTGAATTATTAGGAGAGCCAATTTTTGCCAATCCACGCAATGCAGCAGCGGGAAGTCTTAGACAGTTGGACAGTGCCATTACGGCAAAAAGGCAATTAGATGTATTCCTATATGGTGGAGATATTCCTAGTATTGACACACAAGAACAATTGTTACAAGCATTAAAACAAGTTGGTTTAAAAATTAATCCAGAAACAAAAATATATCGTTCGATTGATGATGTTTGGTCATACATAGAAACGATTAGCCAAGAACGACAAAATTTACCGTATGATATTGATGGTATTGTCATTAAAGTCAATGATTTCCAACAACGAGAAGAAATAGGTTATACAGTAAAAGCTCCAAAATGGGCGATTGCCTATAAATTTCCGGCAGAAGAAGTGCAAACAAAAATACTCGATATTCAATGGACTGTCGGCAGAACAGGCGTTGTGACGCCAACAGCCATTATGGAACCTGTTTTTGTTGCAGGTTCAACTGTGCAACGTGCCAGTTTGCATAATGTTGACTTATTGAAAGAAAAAGATATTCGTCTAGGGGATACTGTTATCTTACATAAAGCAGGCGATATTATACCTGAAATTAAAACCGTACTATTAGAAAAAAGACCGAAACAATCAGTGGTATACGATATACCTACACATTGTCCAGAATGTCAAAGTCAACTTGTTCATTTACAAGATGAAGTAGCTTTGCGTTGTATCAATCCACACTGTGCTGCTCAAATTAAAGAAGGTGTTTCCCACTTCGTTTCACGACAAGCCATGGCAATATTAGGTATGGGTACAAAAATCAGTGCAAAAATATTTGATGCACATTTGATTGAAGATGTTGCAGACTTATACTATTTGACACTTGAACAATTATTAGAATTGGATAAAGTACAAGAAAAAACAGCAACTAATTTATTAACGTCTATCGACAATAGTCGTCATCACTCAATGGAAAAATTATTATTTGGATTAGGTATTCGTCATGTTGGTAGTAAACAAGCACAACAATTATCAAGTGCTTTTGGGAGTATACAAGCTTTGCGACAAGCCACCATCGAAGAATTAGTTGCGATTGATGGCATAGGTATGGTTATTGCAGAAAGCGTTGTGACATATTTTAAACTTCCAGAAGTGCATGTATTATTAGAGAAACTAGAAAAAGCACATGTGAATATGACGTATACAGGTATTCAAAAGTCAGATGTTGCACAAAGTGTCCTAACAGATAAAACAGTTGTTTTAACAGGGAAATTAGAACGTTTCACAAGAACACAGGCGTCTGAGTACATTGTTAAATTAGGTGGAAAAGTGACAGGAAGTGTATCTGCTAAAACAGATATTGTCATTGCAGGAGAAGATGCCGGTAGTAAGTTAGAAAAAGCAAAAGCGCTAAATATTTTAGTATGGAGTGAAGATGATTTACATCGTTTAATTGAAGAACATATAGAAAGTATAGGTGGATAA
- a CDS encoding GntR family transcriptional regulator — protein sequence MQINPTSNIPIFLQIAEQLENLIFTGVIKEEQQVPSTTELSVSLSINPHTVLKGMNKLVEEDILYKKRGMGMFVKIGAQDKIREKRKDIFKEKLLKQFIEEAKKLNMTQEEVVAVIKEGFAHE from the coding sequence ATGCAAATCAATCCAACGAGTAATATTCCAATTTTTTTGCAAATAGCAGAACAGTTAGAAAATTTAATTTTTACGGGTGTCATAAAAGAAGAACAACAAGTTCCCTCAACTACAGAATTGTCGGTATCTTTGTCTATCAATCCACATACCGTATTAAAAGGCATGAATAAACTTGTTGAAGAAGACATATTGTATAAAAAAAGGGGAATGGGAATGTTTGTAAAAATAGGTGCTCAAGACAAAATTCGTGAAAAAAGAAAAGATATATTTAAAGAAAAATTATTAAAACAGTTTATCGAAGAAGCAAAAAAATTAAACATGACACAAGAAGAAGTTGTTGCAGTCATTAAGGAGGGATTTGCTCATGAATAG
- a CDS encoding CamS family sex pheromone protein — MKFYKRALLIAFLFVLVGCAKNNSTPQTQKVSDEGNVVVTNNSDNANDYKMILLDGKYPTSKTRGASLTLLTPVNIAEFEVGLTDLSKIQFPANQYYFLEGQYLPNQDIQKWLQVQNGENPDGLNKSNTPKAISTILEQDYMLLVDNGYELNGVSIGIALNPQVNDTLLSDNNLLELGKEAATKIVERIRTKEGMGNIPILIGLFKQSIDNGASRGSYLSYAVSKSGVSLSEWKPVNVEKRLFPLDNDKTDDVSVFSTFKKSVESFFPNLNGIVGEATFIDGTMSELNITVTTQFYGQSEMIALTQFLVEKANAYSASNLNVKIKVESVRGTEAVIHKKQGETVFHSVVLH, encoded by the coding sequence GTGAAATTTTATAAAAGAGCACTGCTAATTGCGTTTCTTTTTGTCCTTGTTGGATGTGCTAAAAATAACAGTACACCTCAAACACAAAAAGTCTCCGATGAAGGAAATGTTGTTGTGACAAATAATAGTGATAATGCTAATGACTATAAAATGATATTATTAGACGGGAAATATCCGACATCAAAAACAAGAGGAGCATCATTGACATTATTAACACCAGTCAATATTGCTGAATTTGAAGTAGGATTGACTGACTTATCTAAAATACAATTTCCTGCGAATCAATATTATTTTTTAGAAGGTCAATACCTACCAAATCAAGATATCCAAAAATGGTTACAAGTTCAAAATGGAGAAAATCCAGATGGATTAAATAAATCTAACACACCTAAAGCTATCTCAACTATTTTAGAACAGGATTATATGCTTTTAGTAGATAATGGATATGAGTTAAATGGTGTTAGTATTGGTATTGCCTTAAATCCGCAAGTAAACGATACACTATTATCGGACAATAATTTATTAGAATTAGGAAAAGAAGCAGCAACAAAAATTGTTGAACGTATTAGAACGAAAGAAGGCATGGGAAATATCCCTATCCTTATTGGTTTATTCAAACAATCTATTGATAACGGCGCCTCACGAGGTTCGTACTTATCTTATGCCGTATCTAAATCAGGTGTGTCTTTATCTGAATGGAAACCAGTAAATGTTGAAAAACGTCTATTTCCCTTAGATAATGATAAAACAGATGATGTCAGTGTTTTCTCTACTTTTAAAAAATCTGTTGAAAGCTTCTTCCCTAACTTAAATGGGATTGTAGGGGAAGCAACATTTATTGACGGCACAATGAGTGAATTGAATATAACCGTGACAACACAATTTTATGGACAGTCTGAAATGATTGCTTTAACACAATTTTTAGTTGAAAAAGCAAATGCATATAGCGCAAGTAATCTCAACGTTAAAATCAAAGTCGAATCTGTTCGTGGAACAGAAGCCGTTATTCATAAAAAACAAGGCGAAACAGTATTTCATTCCGTTGTGTTGCACTAA
- the pcrA gene encoding DNA helicase PcrA, translating to MSKLLEKMNERQKEAVQHTEGPLLIMAGAGSGKTRVLTHRIAYLVEEKHVNPWNILAITFTNKAAKEMKERLELLVGHVTRDMWVSTFHSMCVRILRREAELIGYSRQFSIADTSEQKTLMKRVIKERGYDPKKVNEKVLLSVISDAKNQLLTPESMKEEASTWFEDVIADCYQDYQNLLMKNQLFDFDDLIMKTVELFEQYPDVLSYYQQKFHYIHVDEYQDTNKTQYTLVRQLSRYFKNICVVGDADQSIYGWRGADMSNILNFEKDFPNAKTVLLEQNYRSTKTILNAANNVIDNNQERVAKTLWTQNDTGDTITLYNAFSEKDEASYVAQKIKQLQTEKVYVSKYNDIAVLYRTNAQSRSLEEAFMQYAIPYKIYGGLRFYDRLEIKDILAYLRLIDNPKDDLSFERVVNVPKRSVGKTSLEKLASFARERNYSLFEATEHLEETGLGTKAKNGILSFVALIKKCQIALEESTITQLLDMLLEKSGYTECLEMEGTLEAQARLENIQEFKSVTKTFDEQLQTENLEDIEEVISPLTRFLSDFALDGTLEEDETNEHYVTLMTLHAAKGLEFPVVFIVGMEETIFPSSRSVFEEDIEEERRLMYVGMTRAEKKLFLTHASSRLLYGDVKRNRASRFLEEISDVYVDVPENITPQTTITKPFKVPFVQKKVVTQENRQFSVGDKVKHTKWGIGRVVRISGKDVDTTIDIAFENQGIKTLLAAFAPVEKI from the coding sequence ATGAGTAAATTACTTGAAAAAATGAACGAACGTCAAAAAGAAGCTGTTCAACATACAGAAGGACCATTACTGATTATGGCGGGTGCTGGTAGCGGAAAAACACGTGTTTTAACACATCGTATTGCCTATTTGGTGGAAGAAAAGCATGTCAATCCGTGGAATATTTTAGCCATTACATTCACAAATAAAGCCGCAAAAGAAATGAAAGAGAGATTAGAGTTATTAGTAGGTCATGTGACCCGTGATATGTGGGTATCGACATTTCACTCCATGTGCGTACGTATTTTAAGACGAGAAGCAGAACTGATTGGTTATTCTCGTCAATTTTCTATTGCCGATACAAGTGAACAAAAAACATTGATGAAGCGTGTTATCAAAGAAAGAGGATACGATCCAAAAAAGGTAAATGAAAAAGTATTACTTTCTGTTATTAGTGATGCAAAAAACCAATTATTAACACCCGAAAGTATGAAAGAGGAAGCATCTACGTGGTTTGAGGATGTTATTGCAGACTGTTATCAAGATTATCAAAACTTGCTGATGAAAAATCAGTTGTTTGATTTTGATGACCTAATTATGAAAACTGTGGAATTATTTGAACAATATCCTGATGTATTGAGCTATTATCAACAAAAATTCCACTATATTCATGTTGACGAGTATCAAGATACGAATAAAACACAGTATACATTAGTTAGACAATTAAGCCGTTATTTTAAAAATATTTGTGTCGTTGGGGATGCCGATCAAAGTATTTATGGTTGGCGTGGTGCTGACATGAGCAATATTTTAAATTTTGAAAAAGACTTTCCAAATGCAAAAACAGTTTTACTGGAACAAAATTATCGTTCCACTAAAACCATTTTAAATGCAGCGAATAATGTAATAGATAATAATCAAGAGCGTGTCGCTAAAACATTATGGACACAAAATGATACAGGAGATACGATTACACTTTACAATGCCTTTTCAGAAAAAGATGAAGCGAGTTATGTTGCTCAAAAAATTAAGCAATTACAAACAGAAAAAGTGTATGTATCAAAATATAATGATATAGCTGTATTATATCGTACCAATGCACAATCTCGTTCTCTTGAAGAAGCATTTATGCAATACGCTATACCTTATAAAATTTACGGGGGATTACGATTCTATGATAGATTAGAAATCAAAGATATTTTAGCGTATTTACGTTTGATTGATAATCCAAAAGACGATTTGAGTTTTGAGAGAGTTGTGAATGTACCTAAGCGTAGTGTTGGAAAAACAAGCTTGGAAAAATTAGCTAGTTTTGCAAGAGAACGTAATTATTCTCTTTTTGAAGCAACAGAGCACTTAGAAGAAACTGGTTTAGGAACAAAGGCAAAAAATGGGATTTTATCTTTTGTAGCGCTTATTAAAAAATGCCAAATAGCATTGGAAGAATCGACGATAACACAATTATTAGATATGTTACTAGAAAAATCAGGATATACTGAATGTCTTGAAATGGAAGGGACATTAGAAGCTCAAGCAAGACTAGAAAATATTCAAGAATTTAAGTCTGTTACCAAAACATTTGATGAACAATTACAAACAGAAAATTTAGAAGATATAGAAGAAGTAATTTCTCCATTAACGCGTTTCTTGTCCGATTTTGCTTTGGACGGAACGCTTGAAGAAGATGAAACAAATGAGCATTATGTCACATTGATGACACTACATGCAGCCAAAGGATTAGAATTTCCAGTTGTGTTTATAGTGGGTATGGAAGAAACTATTTTTCCTTCAAGTAGAAGTGTGTTTGAAGAAGATATAGAGGAAGAAAGACGCTTGATGTATGTTGGGATGACTCGGGCAGAGAAAAAATTATTTCTGACACATGCCAGTTCTAGATTGCTATATGGTGATGTTAAACGAAATAGAGCTTCACGCTTTTTAGAAGAGATTAGCGATGTGTATGTTGATGTACCTGAAAATATAACACCACAAACAACGATAACAAAACCATTTAAAGTACCTTTTGTACAAAAGAAAGTTGTGACGCAAGAGAACCGACAATTTAGTGTTGGTGATAAAGTAAAACATACAAAATGGGGTATTGGTAGAGTTGTGCGAATTAGTGGTAAAGATGTAGATACAACAATAGATATTGCATTTGAAAACCAAGGCATTAAGACACTGTTAGCAGCATTTGCACCAGTTGAAAAAATCTAA
- a CDS encoding MarR family transcriptional regulator, producing MSLREMSQLFYQIKLLDQKITQLFEHVTGFSLTRYEMIMEISQNNGCSQNRLQEHLQIDSAAVTRHLKVLEEKGYVTRKRNPENNREVLVYLTDKARKSIEKCHEHQTLLQKAIDESFTQSDLHQTVDLLRKLDDSLNTITEE from the coding sequence ATGTCATTAAGAGAAATGAGTCAGTTGTTTTATCAAATTAAATTACTCGATCAAAAAATAACGCAATTATTTGAACACGTAACAGGTTTTAGTTTGACAAGATACGAAATGATTATGGAAATTAGCCAAAATAATGGTTGTTCACAAAATAGACTTCAAGAACATTTACAAATTGATTCAGCCGCCGTTACACGACATTTGAAAGTGTTAGAGGAAAAAGGTTATGTCACTAGAAAAAGAAATCCTGAAAATAACCGAGAAGTTTTAGTGTATTTAACAGATAAAGCAAGAAAAAGCATTGAAAAATGTCATGAGCATCAAACTCTATTACAAAAAGCTATTGATGAAAGTTTTACACAATCTGATCTTCATCAAACAGTAGATTTATTAAGGAAACTTGATGATAGCTTAAATACTATAACGGAGGAATAG
- a CDS encoding DUF1304 domain-containing protein, which produces MSILSIILVVLTALECFYIMYLETIVTDSKNTSRVFNISQEELKGSTVKTLFKNQGIYNGLLGVVLLYATLFSENAIEISAIILVYIFICALYGGFTSQKSIILKQGGLPILALLSLFF; this is translated from the coding sequence ATGTCTATTTTATCAATCATTTTAGTTGTTTTAACGGCCCTAGAATGTTTTTATATTATGTATTTAGAAACGATTGTGACAGATTCTAAAAATACATCTCGTGTATTCAATATTTCACAGGAGGAATTAAAAGGAAGTACAGTTAAGACATTGTTTAAAAATCAAGGTATTTATAACGGATTACTTGGAGTCGTTTTATTATACGCTACTTTATTTTCTGAAAATGCTATTGAAATCAGTGCCATTATTCTTGTGTATATCTTTATATGTGCCCTTTATGGAGGATTTACTTCACAAAAATCCATTATATTAAAGCAAGGCGGACTACCTATACTTGCTTTATTAAGTTTATTCTTTTAA
- a CDS encoding ABC-F family ATP-binding cassette domain-containing protein, giving the protein MSILNVEHLTHGFGDRAIFDDVSFRLLKGEHIGLIGANGEGKSTFMNIITGKLQPDEGKVEWSKRVRVGYLDQHTVLEQGMSIRQVLQSAFEHLYDIETRINDIYMEMANENADMDSLMEEVGELQELLEHHDFYIIDAKVEEVARALGISAFGLDSDVTELSGGQRTKILLAKLLLEKPDILLLDEPTNYLDAEHIEWLRRYLQEYENAFILISHDIPFLNSVINLIYHMDNQSLTRYIGDYDKFQEVYAMKKAQIEAAYNRQQKEIADLKDFVARNKARVSTRNMAMSRQKKLDKMDKIELVQEKPKPSFHFLPARTPGRFIFQAENLVIGYDTPLTQPLNLTMERGQKIAIIGSNGIGKTTLLKSLLGLIQTLEGKVEKGEFLEIGYFEQEMSGDLSKTCLNEIWDTFPYLNQAEVRAALAKCGLTTKHIESQVRVLSGGEQAKVRLCKLQNQESNVLILDEPTNHLDVDAKEELKRALKEYKGSILMVCHEPEFYEGLITDIWDFSKYSVKRG; this is encoded by the coding sequence ATGAGTATATTAAACGTTGAACATTTAACACATGGTTTTGGGGATCGTGCTATTTTTGATGATGTATCATTTCGATTATTAAAAGGGGAACATATTGGTCTAATAGGTGCGAATGGAGAAGGAAAATCTACATTTATGAATATTATCACGGGAAAATTACAACCCGATGAAGGAAAAGTCGAATGGTCAAAGCGTGTACGTGTTGGTTATTTAGACCAGCATACTGTTTTAGAACAGGGAATGAGTATTCGTCAAGTACTACAAAGCGCATTTGAACACTTGTATGACATTGAAACAAGAATAAACGACATCTATATGGAAATGGCAAATGAGAATGCTGACATGGATAGCTTAATGGAAGAAGTAGGTGAACTTCAAGAGTTACTAGAGCATCATGATTTTTATATTATTGATGCAAAAGTTGAAGAAGTTGCTCGTGCTCTTGGCATTAGTGCATTCGGTTTAGACTCTGATGTAACAGAACTAAGTGGTGGTCAACGTACAAAAATTTTGCTGGCAAAATTACTTTTGGAAAAACCTGATATTTTATTATTAGACGAGCCTACAAACTATTTAGATGCCGAGCATATTGAATGGCTCCGTAGATATTTACAAGAATACGAAAATGCGTTTATTTTAATTTCTCATGATATTCCATTTTTAAATAGTGTTATCAATTTAATTTATCACATGGACAACCAGTCTTTAACACGTTATATCGGAGATTATGATAAATTCCAAGAAGTATATGCTATGAAAAAAGCACAAATTGAGGCAGCCTATAATCGTCAACAAAAAGAAATTGCAGACTTAAAAGATTTTGTTGCACGTAATAAAGCACGCGTATCGACACGTAACATGGCTATGTCGCGTCAAAAAAAATTAGATAAAATGGATAAAATCGAACTAGTTCAAGAAAAACCAAAACCGTCTTTTCATTTCCTACCCGCTAGAACTCCTGGACGTTTTATTTTTCAAGCAGAAAATCTTGTTATCGGCTACGATACACCTTTAACACAGCCTTTAAACTTAACAATGGAACGTGGACAAAAAATTGCAATTATTGGTTCAAATGGTATCGGGAAAACAACTTTGTTAAAAAGTTTGTTAGGGCTTATCCAAACTCTTGAGGGGAAAGTTGAAAAAGGAGAATTTTTAGAGATAGGTTACTTTGAACAAGAAATGTCTGGAGATTTATCTAAAACATGCCTAAATGAGATATGGGACACATTCCCTTATTTAAATCAAGCTGAAGTGAGAGCTGCTCTTGCAAAATGTGGCTTAACAACAAAACACATCGAAAGTCAAGTACGTGTTTTAAGTGGGGGAGAACAAGCAAAAGTGCGCTTATGTAAACTACAAAATCAAGAAAGTAATGTACTCATTTTAGATGAACCAACCAATCACTTAGATGTAGATGCTAAAGAAGAATTAAAACGAGCATTAAAAGAATATAAAGGAAGTATTTTAATGGTGTGTCATGAACCAGAGTTTTACGAAGGACTTATCACAGATATTTGGGACTTTTCAAAATACTCCGTAAAACGTGGGTAA
- the gatC gene encoding Asp-tRNA(Asn)/Glu-tRNA(Gln) amidotransferase subunit GatC gives MAITEKDVYHVAKLAKLSFKENEIVGFTEKLSNIIDMVEQLNEVDTTGVPVTTHGYPVVNVFREDIAEQGTDRTELFENVPHGADGFIKVPAMIEGGGDA, from the coding sequence ATGGCGATTACAGAAAAAGATGTGTACCATGTTGCCAAGCTAGCAAAATTGTCTTTTAAAGAGAATGAAATAGTAGGATTTACTGAAAAATTAAGTAATATCATTGACATGGTTGAACAATTAAACGAAGTCGATACAACAGGTGTACCTGTTACAACACATGGGTATCCCGTTGTAAATGTATTTAGAGAAGATATTGCAGAACAAGGAACCGATAGAACAGAGTTGTTTGAAAATGTTCCACATGGTGCAGATGGGTTCATTAAAGTACCTGCAATGATAGAAGGTGGAGGTGACGCATAA